Sequence from the Marinihelvus fidelis genome:
GGTCCTGCTGGCCCCAGGCGGGTGACACCAGCACTTCGCACAGGTCGGCCAGCGAGCGGCCGGTAATCTGCTCGCGGGCCCACTCGTAGTCGCCGCGAGAGCAGATGACGAACTTCAGCTGGTCATGCGGGCCCAGCGTGCCCAGGTTGCTCCACAGGTTGCGGTCCGCTTCGCCCGAATCCGGTGTTTTCAGGTCGACCACGCGGCTGACGCGCTCGTCGACGGGGCTGACATCAATGGCGCCGGAAGTTTCCAAAGAGACCGCGTAGCCGGCGTCACACAATTGCTCCAGCAACTGCAGGCAACGTTTCTGCGCCAGCGGCTCGCCGCCAGTGACGCAAACATGCCTGGCGGGGTGCCGGGCGGTCTCGGCCAGGATGTCATCGAAGTGCATCCACTCGCCGCCAAAGAACGCGTATTCGCTGTCGCAGTAGGTGCAACGCAGCGGGCAGCCGGTCAGGCGGATGAAAACGGTGGGGCGGCCCGCGTCGCGGGCCTCACCCTGGAGCGAAAAGAAGATCTCGGTGATCTTCAGCATGCCCTCGCGGGATTCGGGCACGCGTGGTGCCCGAACCTCGGTGGATTGCGTGCTCAGAGATGCCCCTCCAGGCGCATCGAGTTCAGGCGGGAGGTGGCCAGTCGCGCCAGCGTGCTGTTCGGGTAACGGGTGGTCACCTGCTCCAGCGCCGCACGGGCCTGGTCGTACTGCTTCAGCTCGTAGTGCGTGTAGCCGATCTTCAGCAGTGCGTCGCCGCCCTTGGTGCTGTCGGGGTAGTTGCTGCCCAGCGACTCGAAGGCGTTCAGGGCCATGTCGTAGTTACGGGTAACGTAGTACGACTCGCCCAGCCAGTACTGCGCGTTGCCGGCCAGGCTGCTCTGCGGGTAGGCATCCAGGAAGGCCTGGAAGTCGCGCGCGGCATCGGCGTAGCGCAGTTCCTTCAGGGCCTGAAAGGCCTGGTCGTAGGCGGCCTGCTCGGCTTCCGGGTTGGCCACGGTCTCGCGGGACGTGGTATCCGGTGCGCCCAGTGCCATGGTGGTCGACGGCACGCTGGGTGGCGCCGTTACTTCCGGCACGTCGCGCGGCGGCTGTGACGCGGCGGCCTGTGCAGCGGCCTCGCCCTCTTCCGTGCGGCCAAGCGGCGGTACGGCAGCGTTGCCACCGGTTGCGGGCGATGCGGCGGGCACGGTGGCACTGGCCGTCACGCCGGCAGCCGTAGAAGGCGCCGTGCGGGTCGTCGAACCCAGGCCTGGGGCCGCGCCTGAAGGCTGTCCGCCGGTGATGCCGGAAATGCGCTGGTCCAGGTCCAGGTACTGGTCGCGCTGGCGGCGCTTCAGGTCCTCGATCTGGTAGGACTGTTCCTCGATCTGGCCGCGCAGGCTGCGGATTTCATCCTGCAGTTGCTGCATCTGCGACACCAGGTTGAACAGTTGCTCATTGCCCGACTCAACCTGCGCGGTGGCAGGGGTTGAAACGACGATGGCCAGCACCAGGCTGGCCATCGCGGCATTGCTCGAAAATGCTCGAATCATGCTTACCTCGCGGTGTAGACGATCTCCACCCGACGGTTCTTCCACCAGCAGTCTTCGCTGCTGACGCGGCAGATCGGGCGTTCTTCACCGTAGCTGACCACGTCCAACTGGCCGCCACGCGCACCACCTGCAGACAGCAGACCGTTCACAGCGTTCCCACGACGCTCACCCAGGCCGAGGTTGTACTCGCGGGTGCCACGCTCGTCGGCGTGACCTTCCAGGGTCACTTTGGCGCTGGAAGAGCTGGCGATGTAGGCTGCGTGGGCCGCCACGATGGAGCGGTACTCGGCCTTCACTTCAGACTTGTCGAAGTCGAAGTAGACGACCCGCTTGGACAGCAGGCTTTCCGGGTTGTCGAAGTTACGCGCATCGGTGTAATCACGCGGGTCCGGAGCGGCCGACGTGCTCACATCCTGGCTGCTGGTGTCTTCCACCGGGGCAGGCGTGGTATCGGTTTCTGGCTGGGCGTCTTTGCGGCAGGCTGAGACTGCGAACGCGACAGCCAGGGCAAACAGCAAGCGCAAGGCGATCTTCATGGGTATCCTCCTAGGGGATTGGGCAGTATTCACCGTTTTTTGCGGTGTTTTTTGTTGAACGCTAGATTTTACCTGATAACAGGCGACCATGCGGGTTCCCGCACGTCACCTTCACTCAAAATAATCCGTTGTCGGACATTGCCGTCCGCGGACACTGCCGCCAGAACGCCTCGCCCACCCTCGCGGGTGGCATAGAGGATCATGCTTCCATTAGGGGCAAAACTCGGCGATTCATCGAGAACGCCGGGGGTCAGGATCCGCAGCCGCCCATGTTCCAACTCCCAGACTGCTATACGATACTCGTTTCCCCTGCCGTTAGCTATAGCCATCGAACGACCATCTGGCGCCACGCTGGCACGGGCGTTGTAGTCGCCTTCGCGGGTCACGCGCTCGGCCGTTCCGCCGCTGGCCGGGACGCTGTAAATCTGCGGCCGTCCACCCCGGTCAGAGGTGAAATAAATGGTCCGGCCGTCCGGCGACCAGGTGGGCTCGGTGTCGATGGCCCAGTGCTGGGTCAGCTGCTGCATCGCGCCGGTCGCCAGGTCACGCACGTGGATTTCCGGGTTGCCGGTGCGCGACAGCGTCAGCGCCATCTTGCGACCGTCCGGCGAGAACGACGGCGCGCCATTGATGCCCCGGCCACTGGAAATCAGCTCACGGGCACCGGTGGCCACTTCCTGCACGTAGATGGCCGAATTGCCCTGCTCGAACGACACGTAGGCCAGCTTCTGGCCATCCGGCGACCAGGCCGGCGACAGCAGCGGTTCCGGCGAGCCCACCACCGTGATCGGATTGAAGCCGTCGGCATCGGCGACCACCAGTTCGTAGTGCAGCGAGTCGCCCTCACCCGTGGCCGAAACATAGGCAATGCGGGTGGCGAAGGCGCCGGGCACACCGGTCAGCTTCTCGTAGATGGCATCCGCCACGCGGTGCGAGCCGAACCGCAGGTCGCCGGGGCCGACGCTGGTGATCTGGCTCAGCAGCCGCTCCTGCGTGTGCACGTCGAAGAGCTGGTAGACGATGTCAAAACCGCCGTCCGGCGCGTCATTGACTTGGCCGATGACGATGTAGTCGGTTTTAAGCAGCCGCCAGGTGCCGAACTTGATGGACTCGGCGTCCACCGGCCGGTCGACCATGTCCTGCTCGTCCATCGGTGCGAACAGGCCGGAGCGGTAGAGATCGTCGGAAACCACGCTGGCGACGCCGGTGATGGGCGGCTGGCCAGCGGCGCGCCACTGGAACGGCACCACGGCAATGGGCAGCTGTGAAGCGTTGCCTTGGACGATTTCGATTTCGAGTCGCGCCTGGGCGGCATGGGTGGCGCCGATAAAGAGCAGCGCCAGTATCAGTCGTTTCATGATGTCAGTCACCGTCATAAACAAAGTCAAAATCTATCTCACGCTCAAAAACTTCTTCGAACCCTCTGTACGGTAGTGCCGCGCGTTCGGCAGCTGCGATGATTGAGCGACGAGTCGCCTCGTCAGCCGTACACGCCCCGACAAACTGCGCCGAAATTACGTCGCCGCCTGGCAATTGAACAATTCGCAATCTGCATCTCAATCCGGGTGGAGCGGTTGGAGGCCGGTACCAATTACTCGTCACCTGCGCCGTAATCGCACCAATGTACTGTCCGCGAAGTGATGCTTGTGCTTGCGACCGTTGCGCCGCCGCCTCGG
This genomic interval carries:
- the ybgF gene encoding tol-pal system protein YbgF, with amino-acid sequence MIRAFSSNAAMASLVLAIVVSTPATAQVESGNEQLFNLVSQMQQLQDEIRSLRGQIEEQSYQIEDLKRRQRDQYLDLDQRISGITGGQPSGAAPGLGSTTRTAPSTAAGVTASATVPAASPATGGNAAVPPLGRTEEGEAAAQAAASQPPRDVPEVTAPPSVPSTTMALGAPDTTSRETVANPEAEQAAYDQAFQALKELRYADAARDFQAFLDAYPQSSLAGNAQYWLGESYYVTRNYDMALNAFESLGSNYPDSTKGGDALLKIGYTHYELKQYDQARAALEQVTTRYPNSTLARLATSRLNSMRLEGHL
- the tolB gene encoding Tol-Pal system beta propeller repeat protein TolB yields the protein MKRLILALLFIGATHAAQARLEIEIVQGNASQLPIAVVPFQWRAAGQPPITGVASVVSDDLYRSGLFAPMDEQDMVDRPVDAESIKFGTWRLLKTDYIVIGQVNDAPDGGFDIVYQLFDVHTQERLLSQITSVGPGDLRFGSHRVADAIYEKLTGVPGAFATRIAYVSATGEGDSLHYELVVADADGFNPITVVGSPEPLLSPAWSPDGQKLAYVSFEQGNSAIYVQEVATGARELISSGRGINGAPSFSPDGRKMALTLSRTGNPEIHVRDLATGAMQQLTQHWAIDTEPTWSPDGRTIYFTSDRGGRPQIYSVPASGGTAERVTREGDYNARASVAPDGRSMAIANGRGNEYRIAVWELEHGRLRILTPGVLDESPSFAPNGSMILYATREGGRGVLAAVSADGNVRQRIILSEGDVREPAWSPVIR
- the queE gene encoding 7-carboxy-7-deazaguanine synthase QueE, with product MLKITEIFFSLQGEARDAGRPTVFIRLTGCPLRCTYCDSEYAFFGGEWMHFDDILAETARHPARHVCVTGGEPLAQKRCLQLLEQLCDAGYAVSLETSGAIDVSPVDERVSRVVDLKTPDSGEADRNLWSNLGTLGPHDQLKFVICSRGDYEWAREQITGRSLADLCEVLVSPAWGQQDPTQLAEWVLADGLPVRMQLQLHKLLWGDEPGK
- the pal gene encoding peptidoglycan-associated lipoprotein Pal, giving the protein MKIALRLLFALAVAFAVSACRKDAQPETDTTPAPVEDTSSQDVSTSAAPDPRDYTDARNFDNPESLLSKRVVYFDFDKSEVKAEYRSIVAAHAAYIASSSSAKVTLEGHADERGTREYNLGLGERRGNAVNGLLSAGGARGGQLDVVSYGEERPICRVSSEDCWWKNRRVEIVYTAR